TTCGAGCCAATGATAAACCAGCATTCCCATCAGCAGGGCGCCCGCTGCCCACAGCAAGATCGAGCGCGAACCCCGGTCCTGGATCACATCCACCAGGAACATGTTCCGTAGGGGCCTCATCCGGGCAACGCCGTGCTCCACGGCCTCGGCGTTCCCAATCGCACGGGGTTCTGCCTTCCGGCTCATCCTTGATCGCACTTCCGTCTCGGGTGTGTCTCGGCCTAGGACCCGTCTCCGACGGCTGGCGGGGCCCCTGCCCCTAATCGCCTCGCCGTTGCCATCAGGACAGGCAACACGGCGATGGCGCCAACCAGGACAAACGCAAGGGTGTTTGTGCCCGCCAAGATCTTCGGGCTGACGACGAGGGCGGCCGATAGGTTGCGCTCCCCCGTCCTGAGGCCCATGGCCCTACGTACCGAAGGATCATGCCCGCCCAGAACAAGACCAAGTATCGCCGAACCGGCGACAAACAGCAAGAGCGCCAGGATGCCGCCCGTGCCGATCAGGGTCGGTTTCTTCGACACGTTCAGCCCCGGGCCAACGACCATCCGGACGAGGATCGCCAGGCTGGAGGACCTTTGCCATCGTCAGGCTGAGGCCCATGGCCAGCCTGCTGGTGACGACGAACAGCAGACCGGAGAGTTGGGCGATAGCTGCGAAGAACTCGGCAAGAGTCAGCTCGTTCTCCTTCGTCTCAATCGAATGGTGTCATCCCCGCGATTAGCGCTTCGCCTCGGGCTGCGAACCCCGGAGGGGATCCCGAAGGGGAAGCGGCGATCCAGGCCTGCGCAGCTACGCACCCGAGAACCCCGTTTTCCATCCACGCTTCATGATCCCCGGCGTGCGACGCGGGTGCAGGCCGGCTTGTCGCAGCCTGCACCTTCCCATGGAACTGCGAGAATGAGATTGGCTCCCCGTCACCCCCGCGCGAAGGCTGGGGTTCCGGCTTGCGCCTCAAGCTGTCAACGACCCGGACCTGGGCGTCCCCGGCCGGGCCCTGCCGGGCCGGGCCCAAGAGGCCCCCCAGGGCCCCCAGGGCCCCCCGGTCCGCCTGGGCCACCGGGCCCGCCTGGGCCCCCCGGGCCGCCTGGCCCGCCGGGTCCACCCGGGCCAACAGGCCCCGGACCCACCGGCCCCGGGCCCACCGGCCCTGGGCCCACCGGCCCCGGACCCACCGGCCCGCGCCGCCGCCGCGCAGAGAGTGTTCTGTGGATTGTGTTGGATTCCATGGTTAGGGGCCTCCTTTGCATCGGCCGGCGTTTCCAGCCGAAGAGAGCTGCCGGGACCTTGGCGGACGAAGTGCTCGGCCTCACCGGGTGCAAGGCCCGCTTGGGCCTGCCGCCGAGTCCCGATCCATGAGTCCGGCGTCCTGGGTCCGCTGGACCGGGCATCCGTGATGGAAGGGTCCCCGGCTTCCTCGAACGGCCGACGATTGCCATCCGCCGTCTTTCGTGATGACAGGAGGTGCCGCGCCTTGGACCCGCGAGACCGTTGGTATTATACGCCGCCTCGGCCGCCCTGTCCCAGGCCCGAAGGCCATAACTGTTCGCGTCTGCCCCGTGGAAGCGCTCCGCATCGCGCTTCGCACCCCGGAGGGGTCCCGAAGGGGAAATGGGGGTCCAGGCCTGCCCGGGTTCCGAAGGCCGGGGTACCGCACCACTCCGCCCGCCCCGTTCGCTTCGGGTGACTCCGACTTACTCGGGAATGACGCCCCTTTCTCGTCGCCCCCGCGAAGGCGGGGGCCCAGGCGTTATGCAATCTGATCGTACAAGTCATTCCATTCCTGGTTCGACTCTTCGATGAGGCGCAGCTTCCATGTTCGTTTCCATTTCTTCAGTTGCTTCTCCCGCGTGATTGCGGCCGTTGCAGTGTCGGCGGCCGCGTACCAGACCAGGTCGTGAACGCCGCACTTCTGCGTGAAGCCATCAACAGCATCGTTCTTGTGCTCCCATACCCGTCGAATGAGATCGTCTGTCATTCCGACGTAGAGGCTGCCATTGCGGCGGCTGGCCCGGATGAAGATGTAGTACTGCCTCATTCCTCATATTCCCGCACCGCTGCGCTGCGGGTGTCTTCGACTTTCGCGGAAATGACCTTCTCTATTGTGTCACCCCCGCGGAGCCGGGGGCCCATTCCCGCCGCTTCTAATCCTGGATTCCCGCGCAAGCGGGAATGACAAACTCTCCGTAGGTCGCCCCGCGGAGC
Above is a window of Anaerolineales bacterium DNA encoding:
- a CDS encoding GIY-YIG nuclease family protein, which encodes MRQYYIFIRASRRNGSLYVGMTDDLIRRVWEHKNDAVDGFTQKCGVHDLVWYAAADTATAAITREKQLKKWKRTWKLRLIEESNQEWNDLYDQIA